From one Sulfuricurvum sp. IAE1 genomic stretch:
- a CDS encoding beta-ketoacyl-ACP synthase II, producing MRRVVVTGLGMINALGHDKESSFKAICNGECGIDMITLFDASNQGAQIAGEVKGFDPETVMDPKEVKKADRFIQLGIKAAQEAMADADFPEGFDKERFGIDAASGIGGLPSIEKNSIILETKGPRRISPFFIPGALVNMLGGFVTIEHGLQGPNLSAVTACAAGTHAISEAAKTIMIGGADQMLVVAAESAITGVGIGGFASMKALSTRNDDPKTASRPFDAERDGFVMGEGAAALVLEEYESAVARGARIYAEVIGFGESGDANHITTPSLEGPLRAMKAALKMAGNPKVDYVNAHGTSTPTNDKNETAALKIAFGGKENCPPVSSTKGQTGHCLGAAGGIEAVISIMAMRDGIIPPTINYVNPDENCDLDIVPNAARKADLNIVMSNSFGFGGTNGVVIFKKI from the coding sequence GTGAGAAGAGTAGTAGTAACCGGATTGGGAATGATCAACGCGCTTGGTCATGACAAAGAGAGCTCCTTTAAAGCGATTTGCAACGGCGAATGCGGCATCGATATGATTACCCTTTTTGACGCTTCGAATCAAGGAGCCCAGATTGCCGGTGAAGTCAAAGGCTTCGACCCCGAAACCGTGATGGACCCCAAAGAGGTTAAAAAAGCGGACCGTTTTATCCAGCTCGGGATCAAAGCGGCGCAAGAAGCGATGGCCGATGCCGATTTTCCCGAAGGGTTTGACAAAGAGCGGTTCGGGATCGATGCCGCGTCCGGGATCGGAGGACTTCCCTCCATAGAGAAAAACTCGATCATCCTTGAAACCAAGGGTCCCCGCCGTATCTCTCCGTTTTTCATCCCCGGTGCATTGGTGAACATGCTCGGCGGTTTCGTGACGATCGAACACGGCCTGCAAGGACCGAACCTCTCAGCCGTAACGGCATGTGCGGCAGGAACACACGCGATCAGCGAGGCGGCCAAAACAATTATGATCGGCGGTGCGGATCAGATGCTGGTCGTCGCGGCCGAATCGGCGATTACCGGCGTCGGAATCGGCGGGTTTGCGTCGATGAAAGCCCTCAGCACCCGAAACGACGACCCCAAAACTGCATCACGTCCTTTCGATGCGGAGCGTGACGGTTTTGTCATGGGTGAAGGGGCGGCGGCTCTCGTACTGGAAGAGTATGAAAGTGCCGTAGCCCGCGGTGCGCGTATTTACGCCGAAGTGATCGGATTCGGTGAAAGCGGTGATGCCAACCATATCACGACACCGAGCCTCGAAGGGCCTTTGAGAGCGATGAAAGCGGCACTCAAGATGGCGGGCAATCCGAAAGTCGATTACGTTAATGCGCACGGTACCAGCACACCGACCAACGACAAAAACGAAACGGCGGCATTGAAAATCGCTTTCGGCGGAAAAGAGAACTGCCCGCCGGTGAGTTCAACCAAAGGCCAGACCGGGCACTGCCTCGGCGCGGCGGGAGGCATCGAAGCGGTCATCAGCATCATGGCAATGCGTGATGGGATCATTCCTCCGACGATCAACTACGTCAATCCTGACGAAAACTGCGATCTGGACATCGTCCCCAACGCGGCGCGCAAGGCGGACCTTAACATTGTCATGAGCAACTCATTCGGATTTGGCGGTACCAACGGGGTCGTCATTTTCAAAAAAATATAA
- the accA gene encoding acetyl-CoA carboxylase carboxyl transferase subunit alpha — protein MATYLDFEQNIRQIQEEIISAEVRCDHHAVEILKQDLAKEVEKTYSNLSPYQELQLARHQDRPYALDYINLILDKKYEIHGDRHFRDDLSIVCYIGYMGDERVMVIGEQKGRGTKNKLKRNFGMPHPEGYRKALRAAKMAEKFNIPVLMLIDTPGAYPGLGAEERNQSEAIARNLMELSNLNTITVSVVIGEGGSGGALAIGVADRLAMMRYSVFSVISPEGCSAILWNDPAKVEAATKALKITSADLKELDLIDDVIDEPLIGAHRDKEGAADALKTYFLEQVNTLRSFGDAERLEKRYRRLVGMGRFSE, from the coding sequence TTGGCGACCTATCTAGATTTTGAACAAAACATCCGCCAGATCCAAGAAGAGATCATCAGTGCGGAGGTCCGTTGCGATCACCATGCCGTCGAGATCCTGAAACAGGATCTTGCCAAAGAGGTCGAAAAAACCTATTCGAACCTTTCCCCCTATCAGGAACTTCAGCTGGCGCGTCATCAGGATCGCCCGTACGCTCTTGATTACATCAATCTGATACTCGACAAAAAGTATGAAATCCACGGTGACCGCCATTTCCGTGATGACCTTTCCATCGTCTGTTATATCGGCTACATGGGTGATGAACGGGTGATGGTGATCGGCGAACAAAAAGGACGCGGTACCAAGAACAAGCTCAAACGCAATTTCGGAATGCCTCATCCCGAAGGATACCGTAAAGCGCTGCGTGCCGCGAAAATGGCCGAGAAGTTCAACATCCCGGTCCTGATGCTGATCGACACTCCGGGTGCCTATCCTGGGCTCGGCGCCGAAGAACGCAACCAGAGCGAAGCGATCGCACGGAATCTGATGGAACTTTCCAACCTCAATACGATTACCGTCTCCGTCGTTATCGGCGAAGGGGGAAGCGGCGGAGCGCTCGCTATCGGTGTTGCGGATCGCCTTGCGATGATGCGCTATTCGGTTTTCAGCGTTATTTCTCCGGAAGGGTGTTCAGCGATTTTGTGGAACGATCCGGCCAAAGTGGAAGCGGCGACCAAAGCGCTTAAAATCACCAGCGCCGACCTCAAAGAGCTTGATCTGATCGACGACGTTATCGATGAGCCGCTGATCGGTGCCCACCGTGACAAAGAAGGGGCTGCCGATGCCCTGAAAACCTATTTCCTTGAACAGGTGAATACTCTGCGCAGCTTCGGCGACGCCGAGCGCCTGGAGAAACGTTACCGCCGTCTCGTCGGTATGGGCCGTTTTTCGGAGTAA
- a CDS encoding 3'-5' exonuclease produces MNPLDPKILARLAKNGIPAAEFESLAGGLCQIEFLKAQGLNLLLDKEVYRLATSIESVDDTLFCVVDIETNGSKPTRDQIIEIGAVKLRNGRIIDTFESLVYCTEISEQISEITGIRVEHTLQAPPTAKVMREFRLFLGDAVFVGHDAKFDYNFVSATMERAGLSKLLNRSLCTIDLAERTIESERYGLAYLNDQLSLYKEATHHRALSDAMTTTKLLKRTLALLPPSIANGEELIAFSKEAKRLKRPKLKIETSENEEKKSG; encoded by the coding sequence GTGAACCCTCTGGATCCAAAAATACTCGCCCGCCTTGCCAAAAACGGCATCCCTGCTGCGGAGTTCGAATCGCTTGCCGGCGGCCTTTGCCAAATTGAATTTCTAAAAGCCCAGGGGCTCAATCTTCTCCTCGACAAAGAGGTTTACCGTCTTGCGACGTCAATCGAATCGGTCGATGACACTCTATTTTGCGTCGTCGATATAGAAACCAACGGTTCCAAGCCCACCCGCGACCAGATCATCGAAATCGGTGCCGTCAAACTCCGAAACGGACGCATCATCGATACCTTCGAGAGTCTTGTATACTGTACCGAAATCTCCGAGCAGATCAGTGAGATCACGGGCATCCGCGTCGAGCATACCCTCCAGGCTCCCCCGACAGCCAAAGTGATGCGTGAGTTCCGCCTCTTTCTTGGCGACGCGGTATTCGTCGGGCACGATGCCAAATTCGATTACAACTTCGTTTCTGCGACAATGGAACGCGCCGGTCTTTCCAAGCTGCTCAACCGTTCCCTCTGTACGATCGATCTGGCGGAACGGACGATCGAATCGGAACGCTACGGCCTGGCCTATCTCAACGACCAGCTTTCACTGTACAAAGAGGCAACGCACCACCGGGCTTTGTCGGATGCGATGACGACGACCAAGTTGCTGAAACGGACGCTCGCTCTCCTTCCCCCCTCTATCGCAAACGGCGAAGAGCTGATCGCTTTTTCCAAAGAAGCAAAGCGACTCAAACGTCCGAAATTAAAAATTGAAACTAGTGAAAACGAAGAGAAAAAATCCGGATAA
- a CDS encoding phosphoribosylanthranilate isomerase, giving the protein MRVKICGITNLEDALCAIEAGADALGFVFYPESPRYVSVDTAAEIISELPPFVEKVALFVNETPERIRTICLESGCTLAQIHFDVEDDFFPAVGYPTLRVVRARKPEDITAHANQYRLIDAYCEAYGGSGKRLNIEWFENVDCSKIILAGGLDPDNVASLKPYGFYGVDVSSGVEASHGKKDPRKVRRFVEEARS; this is encoded by the coding sequence ATGCGTGTCAAGATCTGCGGCATTACCAATCTCGAAGACGCCCTGTGCGCGATTGAAGCGGGTGCCGACGCACTGGGTTTCGTGTTCTATCCCGAATCCCCGCGTTACGTCTCCGTTGATACGGCCGCCGAGATCATTTCCGAACTCCCCCCTTTTGTCGAGAAAGTCGCCCTGTTCGTCAATGAAACCCCCGAACGAATCCGAACGATCTGCCTGGAAAGCGGATGCACCCTTGCCCAGATCCATTTTGACGTCGAAGACGATTTTTTTCCTGCCGTCGGCTATCCGACGCTGCGGGTCGTCCGGGCCCGTAAACCCGAGGACATCACCGCACACGCCAATCAATACCGCCTGATCGATGCCTATTGCGAAGCTTATGGCGGCAGCGGCAAACGGCTTAATATCGAGTGGTTCGAGAACGTCGACTGCTCGAAGATCATCCTCGCAGGAGGCCTGGACCCCGACAACGTCGCTTCGCTCAAACCCTACGGGTTTTACGGCGTCGACGTCAGTAGCGGTGTCGAAGCCTCACATGGAAAAAAAGATCCCCGCAAAGTGCGCCGCTTCGTCGAAGAGGCGCGTTCGTGA
- the rpe gene encoding ribulose-phosphate 3-epimerase, with product MLVAPSVLSADFGNLERDVRAICDAGCDLVHVDVMDGHFVPNLTIGPVVVSAIAKASTKPLDIHLMVQNNTFFVDLFAPLKPEYITFHIEEEKHPHRLVHYIRSLGIKPGIVLNPHTPAEAVEYLLGDIDMVLVMSVNPGFGGQKFIPSAVEKIRRLKTLRDRINPSCLIEIDGGVGNKNIAELKEAGVDVCVAGSYVFGQSDYKAAIESLKI from the coding sequence ATGCTCGTCGCCCCGAGTGTCCTCTCCGCCGATTTCGGCAATCTTGAACGCGATGTCCGCGCCATCTGCGACGCGGGGTGCGACCTGGTCCACGTCGACGTCATGGACGGTCATTTCGTCCCGAACCTCACCATCGGTCCTGTAGTCGTCAGCGCAATCGCCAAGGCCTCCACCAAACCCCTCGACATCCATCTGATGGTACAGAACAACACCTTCTTCGTCGATCTTTTCGCTCCTCTCAAGCCCGAATACATCACGTTCCATATCGAAGAAGAAAAGCACCCTCACCGTCTCGTCCACTACATCCGTTCGCTGGGGATCAAGCCCGGAATCGTCCTCAACCCCCACACCCCTGCCGAAGCGGTCGAATATCTCCTCGGCGATATCGACATGGTACTGGTCATGAGCGTCAACCCCGGTTTCGGCGGCCAGAAGTTTATCCCGAGCGCCGTCGAGAAAATACGCCGCCTTAAAACGCTCCGTGACCGTATCAATCCTTCCTGCCTCATCGAAATCGACGGCGGTGTGGGAAACAAAAACATTGCCGAACTCAAAGAAGCGGGGGTAGACGTCTGCGTCGCGGGCAGCTACGTATTCGGCCAAAGCGATTATAAAGCCGCCATCGAAAGCTTGAAAATCTGA